The following are from one region of the Oscillatoria salina IIICB1 genome:
- a CDS encoding LL-diaminopimelate aminotransferase has product MATINDNYLKLKAGYLFPEIARRVNTFAQANPDARIIKLGIGDVTEPLPEACRTAMIKAVEDMGSRATFKGYGPEQGYAWLREKIAAEDFQARGCEVDASEIFVSDGAKCDTGNILDIFGKNNKIAVTDPVYPVYVDTNVMAGHTGEVNEKGEFQGLVYIPITAENDFQASLPSAKVDLIYLCFPNNPTGAVISKDELKKWVEYAQENNSIIFFDAAYEAYITNPELPHSIYEIEGARNCAIEFRSFSKNAGFTGIRCAFTVVPKELTAKAADGSDVELWKLWNRRQSTKFNGVSYIVQRGAEAVYSEAGKAQIKSLIDFYLENATLIREQLSQAGIDVYGGVHAPYIWLKTPAGLSSWDFFDKLLQTCHVVGTPGSGFGAAGEGYFRISAFNSRENVEEAMKRIGEKFKV; this is encoded by the coding sequence ATGGCAACGATTAACGATAACTACCTCAAACTCAAAGCCGGATATCTGTTTCCGGAAATTGCGCGACGGGTGAATACCTTTGCCCAAGCCAATCCTGATGCTAGAATTATCAAGTTAGGCATTGGTGACGTAACCGAACCCTTGCCAGAAGCTTGCCGCACAGCGATGATTAAAGCTGTGGAAGATATGGGATCTCGCGCGACGTTCAAAGGCTACGGTCCTGAACAAGGTTATGCTTGGTTACGAGAGAAAATTGCCGCCGAGGATTTCCAAGCTAGGGGCTGCGAGGTTGATGCTTCAGAAATCTTCGTTTCTGATGGCGCCAAGTGCGACACAGGTAACATTCTTGATATCTTTGGCAAAAATAACAAAATTGCCGTTACTGACCCAGTTTATCCTGTTTATGTAGACACAAATGTGATGGCAGGACATACTGGCGAAGTCAATGAAAAAGGAGAATTTCAAGGCTTAGTTTATATCCCGATTACCGCCGAAAACGATTTTCAGGCTTCTCTACCTTCAGCAAAAGTTGATTTAATTTATTTGTGTTTTCCTAATAATCCTACGGGAGCGGTTATTAGCAAAGACGAACTGAAAAAATGGGTAGAATATGCTCAAGAAAATAACTCAATTATTTTCTTTGATGCTGCTTATGAAGCTTACATCACTAACCCAGAACTTCCTCATTCAATTTACGAAATCGAAGGAGCAAGAAATTGCGCGATCGAGTTTCGTTCTTTCTCCAAAAATGCAGGTTTCACTGGAATTCGTTGCGCTTTTACTGTTGTCCCGAAAGAACTAACAGCTAAAGCGGCTGATGGTTCTGATGTCGAACTTTGGAAGCTGTGGAATCGCCGTCAATCTACTAAATTCAACGGCGTTTCTTACATTGTTCAACGAGGTGCAGAAGCAGTTTATTCGGAAGCTGGAAAGGCACAAATTAAGTCGTTAATTGACTTTTATTTGGAAAACGCCACCCTCATCCGCGAGCAACTTTCCCAAGCAGGAATCGATGTATACGGTGGGGTACACGCACCTTATATTTGGTTGAAAACTCCCGCAGGTTTATCTAGTTGGGATTTCTTCGATAAACTGTTACAAACCTGTCATGTTGTGGGAACTCCTGGTTCCGGTTTTGGTGCTGCTGGTGAAGGTTATTTCCGCATTTCCGCGTTTAATAGTCGCGAGAATGTTGAAGAAGCTATGAAACGCATCGGCGAAAAATTTAAAGTCTAA
- a CDS encoding CopG family antitoxin, translated as MNDKQKQIDPISNEFTNYEEAAEFWDNHDTTDYLEDLEDVTLEAVELKQRHFEIEIEVDLMKVLSQQAQHQGVGVSQLVSKIIRERFADEVFT; from the coding sequence ATGAACGATAAACAAAAGCAAATTGACCCTATATCAAATGAATTTACTAACTATGAAGAAGCAGCAGAGTTTTGGGATAACCATGACACCACTGACTATTTAGAGGATTTGGAAGATGTCACTCTAGAAGCAGTGGAGTTGAAACAGCGACATTTTGAGATCGAAATAGAAGTAGATTTAATGAAAGTTTTGTCCCAACAAGCCCAACACCAAGGGGTAGGAGTTAGTCAATTAGTTAGTAAAATTATTCGAGAAAGATTTGCCGACGAAGTATTTACTTAA
- a CDS encoding DUF6920 family protein yields the protein MTKQVSLNALWESAKSNQDTFPSKQLSQLPQAAQRYLEHAIAPGTKLASAVRLKMHGEIKLQNWLPFTAEQVISRSRGTIWSAKVSMNGLPIRGSDRIVDGVGAMQWKLWGLIPVKQASGLEIAKSTFGRFQAELVWLPSVFCGSEVSWTTNSSQLQLSFPALDNQAELTLTTENTGRLNSVELRRWGNPDNTEFRYLNFGGIVEQEGTFGGYTIPTRLRVGWYMNSDRFESEGEFFRVTVDNAIYR from the coding sequence ATGACTAAACAGGTTTCACTTAATGCTTTGTGGGAGTCAGCCAAATCTAACCAAGATACTTTCCCATCAAAGCAACTTTCTCAGCTTCCCCAAGCAGCGCAAAGATATCTGGAACACGCGATCGCACCGGGAACAAAACTTGCATCAGCGGTTCGCTTAAAAATGCACGGAGAGATTAAACTACAAAATTGGCTTCCCTTCACCGCAGAACAAGTTATTTCTCGATCTCGCGGCACGATTTGGAGTGCTAAAGTAAGTATGAATGGCTTACCGATCCGTGGCTCAGATCGAATTGTAGACGGTGTAGGTGCTATGCAATGGAAGCTATGGGGACTCATCCCAGTTAAGCAAGCTTCAGGACTTGAGATCGCCAAATCTACTTTTGGTCGCTTTCAAGCAGAATTAGTTTGGTTGCCGTCGGTATTCTGTGGTAGTGAAGTATCATGGACGACAAACTCATCGCAGCTACAACTTAGCTTTCCAGCCCTCGATAACCAAGCCGAACTTACCTTAACTACCGAAAATACAGGTCGCCTGAATAGTGTAGAGTTAAGGCGCTGGGGAAATCCAGATAATACTGAATTCCGTTATCTCAACTTCGGGGGTATTGTTGAGCAGGAAGGGACTTTTGGCGGCTACACCATTCCAACACGCTTGCGAGTTGGCTGGTACATGAATAGCGATCGCTTTGAGTCCGAGGGTGAATTTTTCCGAGTTACAGTTGATAACGCAATCTATCGCTAG
- a CDS encoding Fe(3+) ABC transporter substrate-binding protein: MIDTRSRLAGILTGLAIAAIAGCTNNTPEANTTDTETTAANAGEINLYSSRHYDSDRQLYDNFTEETGIEVNLIEGNAEELIERIKNEGENSPADVLITVDVGNLWRAQQEGILQPVESETITSAIPANVRSPEGYWFGLTKRARIIVYNQDNVNPDELSTYEALAEPEWQDRVCVRSSSNIYNQSLVASKIEEKGVEETETWAKGLVENFAREPEGNDTDQIKAVAAGECDVAIVNHYYIARLKQADDPQSQQIVENIGVFFPNQNEGGTHVNISGAAVAANAPNQENAVKFIEYLTTPEAQEIFANQNNEFPAISNLEPNETVASFGEFKESELNVSGYGEKNSEAVQLMDRSGWK; this comes from the coding sequence ATGATCGACACTAGAAGTAGATTAGCAGGGATTTTAACCGGATTAGCGATCGCCGCGATCGCTGGATGCACAAACAACACCCCCGAAGCTAACACCACCGACACGGAAACCACCGCAGCCAATGCTGGTGAAATAAATTTGTACTCATCCAGACATTACGACAGCGATCGACAATTGTATGACAACTTTACCGAAGAAACAGGTATCGAAGTTAATTTAATCGAAGGAAACGCCGAAGAATTAATCGAAAGAATTAAAAACGAAGGCGAAAATAGTCCCGCAGATGTTTTAATTACCGTCGATGTTGGTAATCTTTGGCGGGCGCAACAAGAAGGAATTTTACAACCCGTAGAATCAGAAACAATTACTTCAGCAATTCCGGCAAATGTTCGTAGTCCCGAAGGATATTGGTTTGGTTTAACTAAACGGGCAAGAATTATAGTTTACAACCAAGATAACGTTAATCCCGACGAATTAAGCACCTACGAAGCTTTAGCCGAACCTGAGTGGCAAGATCGAGTTTGTGTGAGAAGTTCGAGCAATATTTACAACCAATCTTTAGTAGCTTCCAAAATAGAAGAAAAAGGCGTTGAAGAAACCGAAACATGGGCAAAAGGTTTAGTCGAAAATTTTGCCCGCGAACCCGAAGGTAACGACACCGACCAAATCAAAGCCGTAGCAGCCGGGGAATGCGACGTAGCGATCGTCAATCACTATTATATCGCCCGACTTAAGCAAGCTGATGACCCCCAAAGCCAACAAATTGTTGAAAATATTGGCGTATTTTTCCCTAATCAAAATGAAGGCGGAACCCATGTTAATATTAGTGGCGCTGCGGTAGCTGCCAATGCTCCAAATCAAGAAAATGCGGTTAAATTTATCGAATATTTGACTACTCCTGAAGCTCAAGAAATTTTTGCTAATCAAAATAATGAATTCCCCGCGATTAGCAATTTAGAACCTAACGAGACAGTTGCGAGTTTTGGCGAATTCAAAGAGTCAGAATTAAATGTTTCTGGCTATGGTGAAAAGAACTCAGAAGCGGTACAATTAATGGATCGTTCTGGCTGGAAATAA
- the dprA gene encoding DNA-processing protein DprA yields MVEERAYWLAWSQVPKVGSVLLQRLYQHFGTLQKAWLASEYELRAVEGLGGKTLSIIVAKRNSLNPEQLLSQHLVKNPNFWTPADQDYPYLLREIPSPPGLLYYRGEVNRQENQGITPMVGIVGTRYPTEHGRRWTRKISAALAKHGFTVVSGMAAGIDTEAHQGCLEAGGRTIAVLGTGVDIIYPSSNRKLYEQIQNKGLIVSEYVAGTTPNARNFPPRNRIIAGLCRAVLVMEAPQKSGALITARYANEFGRDIYVLPNSPDREEYRGCLKLLNRGAFGIEGEAELLEMLGTIPQLDVIVEPQQPIPELELSLAKVLSTIASEAMPFDLIVQAVNMDSSAVSAALLELELMGLISQLPGMRYRRN; encoded by the coding sequence TTGGTTGAAGAAAGAGCATATTGGCTAGCATGGTCACAAGTGCCGAAAGTAGGATCTGTCTTACTGCAACGCTTGTACCAGCATTTCGGAACCTTGCAAAAAGCTTGGCTGGCTTCCGAGTACGAATTACGGGCGGTTGAGGGCTTAGGTGGAAAGACTCTTAGCATCATCGTCGCCAAGCGAAATAGCCTCAACCCAGAACAACTCCTCAGCCAACACCTCGTCAAGAACCCCAATTTTTGGACACCAGCAGACCAAGATTACCCTTATTTATTGCGAGAGATTCCTAGTCCACCCGGTTTATTATACTACCGAGGGGAGGTCAACCGCCAAGAAAATCAAGGCATTACGCCAATGGTGGGTATTGTCGGAACTCGCTACCCCACCGAACATGGACGCAGATGGACGCGCAAAATCAGCGCCGCCTTAGCTAAACACGGCTTTACCGTCGTTTCCGGGATGGCTGCGGGAATAGACACCGAAGCCCATCAAGGCTGTTTAGAAGCAGGAGGACGAACCATCGCGGTATTAGGAACTGGTGTAGATATTATCTATCCTTCTAGTAACAGAAAACTCTACGAACAAATCCAAAACAAAGGTTTGATTGTAAGTGAATATGTCGCAGGAACTACACCAAATGCGAGGAATTTTCCGCCGCGAAATCGAATTATTGCGGGTTTATGTCGGGCAGTTTTAGTAATGGAAGCGCCACAAAAATCAGGCGCATTAATTACTGCGAGATATGCTAATGAATTTGGTCGAGATATTTATGTTTTACCTAACTCTCCCGACCGCGAAGAATATCGAGGTTGTTTGAAACTTTTAAATCGCGGTGCTTTTGGCATCGAAGGCGAAGCAGAATTATTGGAAATGTTAGGCACAATTCCTCAATTAGATGTGATTGTCGAACCTCAGCAACCAATCCCCGAATTGGAACTTAGTTTAGCAAAAGTTTTGTCAACAATTGCCTCGGAAGCCATGCCTTTTGATTTAATTGTTCAAGCTGTAAACATGGATTCCAGTGCCGTTTCCGCAGCTTTATTAGAGTTAGAATTAATGGGATTAATCAGTCAATTACCAGGCATGAGATATCGCCGCAATTAA